A portion of the Sabethes cyaneus chromosome 3, idSabCyanKW18_F2, whole genome shotgun sequence genome contains these proteins:
- the LOC128739881 gene encoding probable cytochrome P450 6d4: protein MFLFSFALFWGAVVCVLKYVYSYWDRQGLPSVKPHIPFGNLGSVARKKESFGVAINELYRQTTGALVGIYLFYRPAILIRDPHLAQRIMTTDFGHFHDRGVYCNEKGDPFSANLFALPGKRWKNLRNKLTPTFTPGQMRNMLPTFLELSQKLQDHLEPMANRREVVEMRDVSSRFVLQIIASVFFGIDANCIEDPDDSFRRVIRTAQRQSFITNFRNAAVFVCPELLKITKTTSLHPEVIKFVTHIITEQIEYREKHGVIKKDFIQQLIDLRKEACENNELAMSLGQCASNVFLFYVAGSEPSTASIIFTLHELSQNPDIMRRLQTEIDETLEKSQGTIDYNILGEMKLLDLCMKETLRKYPGLPILNRECTEEYRVPDSGEVIKKGTQLIIPLLGISMDEKYFPEPERYLPERFDDASKRYDEKAYFPFGDGPRYCIGYRWGIVVAKIGLILLLSKYNFEPVIGPKIEFSPALVTLVPEGGIPLRITKREQ, encoded by the exons atgtttcttttttcattcGCACTTTTCTGGGGGGCTGTGGTTTGCGTGCTTAAATACGTGTACTCCTATTGGGACCGGCAGGGACTACCAAGTGTGAAACCCCACATTCCATTTGGCAACCTCGGAAgcgtcgcacgaaaaaaggaATCCTTTGGCGTTGCCATTAACGAACTATACCGGCAGACCACAGGAGCACTGGTTGGAATCTACCTTTTCTATCGTCCAGCCATTTTGATCCGCGATCCACATTTGGCACAGCGAATTATGACCACTGATTTTGGTCACTTTCACGACCGCGGAGTGTACTGCAACGAGAAGGGAGATCCCTTCTCGGCTAACCTGTTTGCACTGCCCGGTAAACGTTGGAAGAATCTCCGCAACAAGCTCACTCCGACGTTCACTCCCGGTCAAATGCGAAACATGTTGCCAACGTTTCTGGAACTCAGTCAAAAATTGCAGGACCATCTAGAACCGATGGCCAATCGGCGCGAAGTGGTAGAAATGCGTGACGTAAGTTCCCGCTTTGTGCTGCAGATAATTGCGTCCGTGTTCTTCGGAATCGATGCCAACTGTATCGAAGATCCGGACGATTCGTTTCGACGTGTGATTAGGACAGCCCAACGCCAAAGTTTCATAACGAACTTTCGCAATGCAGCAGTTTTTGTTTGTCCTGAACTGTTAAAGATCACAAAAACCACATCTTTGCACCCGGAGGTCATTAAgtttgtaacgcatattattACGGAACAAATCGAATATCGTGAGAAGCATGGTGTAATTAAGAAAGATTTTATTCAGCAACTTATCGATCTCAGGAAAGAGGCTTGCGAAAACAACGAGCTCGCCATGAGTCTAGGACAATGTGCGTCAAATGTTTTCCTATTCTACGTGGCCGGCTCTGAACCCTCAACAGCGTCCATTATTTTTACTCTACACGAGTTAAGCCAGAACCCGGATATAATGAGGAGACTGCAAACGGAGATTGATGAAACATTGGAAAAATCTCAAGGGACAATCGATTACAATATTTTGGGTGAAATGAAGCTGCTTGATCTGTGCATGAAGGAAACGCTCCGAAAGTACCCAGGATTGCCGATACTGAACCGTGAGTGTACGGAAGAGTACCGAGTTCCGGATTCCGGAGAAGTCATCAAGAAGGGAACTCAACTGATTATTCCCCTGCTGGGTATCAGTATGGATGAAAAGTATTTTCCCGAACCTGAACGTTACCTTCCGGAGCGGTTCGATGATGCTTCCAAGAGGTACGACGAGAAGGCATATTTTCCTTTCGGAGATGGGCCGCGGTATTGCATTG GGTACAGATGGGGAATTGTGGTGGCAAAAATTGGACTGATTTTGCTGTTGTCCAAGTACAACTTCGAGCCGGTGATTGGTCCGAAGATTGAATTCAGTCCTGCTTTGGTGACGCTAGTTCCCGAGGGTGGCATTCCACTGCGGATCACCAAAAGGGAGCAATAG